A stretch of DNA from Manihot esculenta cultivar AM560-2 chromosome 7, M.esculenta_v8, whole genome shotgun sequence:
ATAGTGATACGGAACCCAGGACCAACATGTGATCAAAAACCCCGTCGCACAACTTGACAAAGAACAggacaaagatatcttccagaaggttgctctactacacccctaaccaaccaatgtgattagaaacatagataatcaagcgaaggttgctctactacacccctaaccaacaatgtgattagaaacatagataatcaagcgaatgttgctctactacacccctaaccaacaatgtgactagaaacatagataatcaagcgattccagcttcgagaacgccacaagaaattcttgataagttaactaagcatggaggagatccatattagaacgccacaagattaaatcttgataagttgttaaataatggagaagaaccaaatattgttcaaaaagtcatttttatttattcgcccctcgtggctgccaccttaagggtATTTTATAcccttcaaaccctaattctattgtaggaaggtgtaattacaatataggaagggtatctagttaaatagtcaaacctggattacattaaagatcattttcctaaattatcttggagaaatctccttcctaaatgggctgcacgaatttgggttctaatataggccaaattaatttaaaacaaatctcacaaaatactaaaataccaaaataacaaaattggctTAAATGCAATTTGcccatacatgcattacgcgataTGAAATTGTATCGTGCGTCTACATGTATTGAAGAGTGTGTTGCTTGTTTCCTTGTTCTCCcatgcttcccaaatatagtttTCATCTCGCaagtcttgaattaagcgatAGTAACTTGATatgtcatgatttggagttttccattttaaatttttgaagtaTCGCGCCATTTCCTTGTTCGTATCAAATAGCTAGAGAAAGTTTACTAGACGCTTAGGATATATCAACTATAATTTGTCATCAGCTATCATCCATTAGCAATAGTTATAAGTTATTAGCTACAAGCTGTATCCAACAATTAAACCAAATATGGCCTAATTATTTGCTTGCATCTTTCCCCCTCTCATTTGGTACATACACTTGATTATTTTTCTTGATGAGGTTTGAGTCAATGTTCCTACTTTAATTTGAAATGCTTGCAGGTAATATGGACAACTTTATTAAAAGTGTATGTCAAAGGAGGATTGTTTGAAAAATCCAGAGAGCTTTTACTTGAACTAGAAGCTTTGGGCTATGCAGAAGAGGAGGTAAACTAAAGCTCAATCTCTCATATTTGTGTGATCAAACTTGACATTGTCAACTTCAATATAGAAAGCCAGCAAATGcgaaaaatttattatcttaTGCTTTCATTTTGGTAATTTTTTGTATTAGGTTAGAAAAAATGCAAGGATTTTTAGGAAACCATTTTGGCTATATAGTTATGCATAAGAAAATTGTTTACTTGGCTTGCTCTgcttttaaaatataagtaaGAGTTTCTATTGCTGACATCTAGCCGGATTGGAGGACCATGTTAATATTTTAACTATAATTTATAGATATATATAGATAAGGATGTCTTACTCTCCTATTAAATGATTCTGTCCCTCTCGCTCTTCTGCTAATAAATCCTCAAATATCTGGTATACTGGATTTGGGtagaaaatatcaaatttatggACCTAAAATTTAGTTTTGTACATGATGATTTCTCTATGCAGCATTTTTTATGCTTATTGCACGAGTAttgcataaaacttacataCAAGCATTCATGCATTTTTTGTGCTCTAAAAGACCAATCAGTTCAGTTGTGTTTGTGTGGCTGCAAGCATCCGTATACCTCCTTTTTTCTGTATCTCTAAATCTAATTACATGAAATTCATTTATAGATGCCCTACTGTTTATTGATGGATGGTCTTGCCAAGACTGGGCAAATAAATGAAGCAAGATCAATTTTTGATGAAGTGAAGGAAAAAGGAGTTAAATCTGGTACGTAATCTAAGAGAGATGAGCCTTCTTCTGACTTGATTTACTGTGCTTGTCTCTGTTGGTAATTTTGGATGCAGTATACTGCTTTAGCAAATACAAATGCCCGCTTAAAGATTATCATGCATGCATAAAGTTGATAATCTTTAAACATTTTGGGGCTTTGAACTATTTGACTATATGATCAGGATTTCTTGCAATGATATGGCGTAAATTTTCTTAGTTACTTTTTTTGGGTGTTCCCTTGGGACTTTGTCAAAATCTCTGAAGTTCTGCTTCTCTTGGTAAATAGGGCGAAGATTAGAATCATGAAATATCAGGTAACTGAAAAATGAACCACCTGTTATATGGTCTATATGTTGATACGTTATTGTGTATAACACTGTGCCTTGGTTTTGTCTGATCTTTGACTATATTTTGTGTTTCCCACCTGAAAACTATATTTTATGTTGCTTTTCTTTGGGGAACTATTACTAACTTTTTCCTCACTTGCAGGTGGATATTCTCACAGTATCATGATTTCAGCTTATTGCCGACAGGGGCTCTTTGGAGAGGCAAAGCAGTTGGCCAAGGATTTTGAGGCCCAATATGACAAATATGACTTGGTTATATTAAACAGTATGCTCTGTGCCTACTGTAGAGCTGATGACATGGAAAGTGTGATGCGAACACTGAGGAAAATGGATGAATTAAGAATCAGTCCTGGTTATAATACTTTCCATATCCTAATCAAATATTTCTGCAAGCAAAAGCTGTATCTCCTTGCTTACCGGACAATGGAAGACATGCATAGGAAAGGCCACCAACCACAGGAGGTAATGGTTGCCTACATTTATAAATCTTTGGGACAGCTCTTGTTATATTTATGTATTTCCTTTCTAATACAGCTAGAATTAATGACAACTTGTATTTTAGACATGATAACTCATAATCACAAATATCATTTGCCAAGTATCTTTTGTCAATCCATGTTGGAAATACTGAAGATATAGCACAAGCAACAAGTGTTCAAGTTTTAAATAGTCTTGCAAACACAAAGGACGGCCAACATTCTagtcctcttctcttcttcagGATTTATCATCACATTTCAGAACTTTAGCTTCTTCTCTCTCATTTTCATGAGAGCTTTAAGTGGCTTGAGATATGGTCCCAATCCCATATGGTTTAGCAATCTCTTTTTATGAACTTTTGCAGAGACTTATGAAATGAATGTGGAGTTCCAACTGAATTGCTGATTCCTGATCAGTTTCATGAAAGAATTAGGCTATCTTTGAGTGTTAATTTGTTGGGAAGAAGCCTTAAATAGCCATAATCATATTGATTTACCATTTAAACTTGAAATAGGATAATCATGGAAGTATTGGACAACTCATTCAATAAGCCCCTCATTCAAGAGTGCAATATAaattttgttttctctttacaTGTTTCTGTTGTTTTATTGCTCGGActctttttggaaaaaatttatGTGAAACAGTAATGTGCATTTTGATTGGTAAGTTGTAACGGTCAGTTGTCTGCTTCCGCTGCGGAAGCCATCCCACATCGGGAAATTATAGAAAAtcggaattgtatataatagctagcacgaaactactaaataatttgggttaaccattttgagccaagtggaaagtggattcaaaagttatttgggtcagtttagGCCGGGcagtttcaattggtatcagagtcacCCTGACTTAgacaaattgtgcggagctagtgggTCTGCGAGGAAAGAgctacccgtgagagacgaggtggcGCCGTCCGagatactagcgaaccacaatacccaagggtCCGATCCTGACTCAGCAATTGTATCTGATTCAgttgcgacgtcctcgtcgcaaaATTTAACGGGACCGAATATAACGGTCAGTTATCTGCTTTCGCTGCGGAAGCCGCCCCACATCAGGAAATTATGGTTTCCCACATCGGGAAATTATAGAAAATCGGAATTGTATaaatgtatataatagctagcactaaactactaaataacttgggttaactattttgggccaagtggaaagtgggtccaaaaattatttgggtcagtttcgGCCGGGCTGTTTcataagtattttttaataatcctGTAATTCATGTATTCTTCTATTAGAAAGTTGGTCTTATTTTGTTTTTTGGATTTCACCTTATCTGTGCACAGTGTTCACCTTTTAATTTAGtattaatatgttaaaattcAAGGATTTTTCTCTGAAACTTCTTTTTGCAATTATTTTGTAGGAACTTTGTTCGTCCTTGATTTTCTATCTTGGTAAAACCAAAGCCCATGCAGAGGCCTTTTCTGTGTATACTATGTTGAAATATGGCAAGAGAACCATGTGCAAAGCCCTTCATGAGAAGATTCTGCACATTCTTATAGCTGGACAGCTTCTCAAAGAAGCTTATGTAGTAGTTAAGGTAAGATATATTATGTTACTGTGAAATCCTCTAATAAGAACTTAAGTTATGGGATCTGAACAAAATAGGGACCAATGCCTTCATTTGAAGCAATCCAGTAGTTCAACCTAGGTGTTACCAATGGAGAAACCTGGTAGttattgaaattataatttGGCACTGGGCAACTTAAAGGATTTTGTTATGCTGGGATGAACAAAAAGTTTCCTGTTCAGATCAACCAAGTGTATGCCATTGAAACATATGCTGAGGTGTTTTCTGGATTGTCTTCAGATCTgtaatttctttctttccttctttttaaaaatttttttttcgttATTTCTACTTTTTACTGCCTACTGTTTGCTTGAACAATAGATTTTTGCTTTTTTAATATCTTTACATCCTTTCCACATTAGCAATTCATGGCTAGGCTTGACGGCAACCATAGAAATTCTGAATCCTTTGCTTTCCTCCATAAAGACCTGGGCTTGTTTGATTCATAATCCATGTTTTAGGTCCTTGCTTTGTTTGCTCATGTCTTTAGACTTTTGATTTGTTCTTCAATGTTGTAATTCATTGTTTTTATGCACATTTCTGGTCAGGACAATAGTGAATTGATTTCTCAAGCTGCTATAAAGAAGTTTGCAAATGCATTTATGAAGCTGGGTAATATCAATATGATAAATGATGTAATGAAGGTTATTCATGGTTCTGGATACAAGATTGATCAGGTAAATGCTGATGAACTTAGATGAATATGTTTCTACTAGTTTCTGTTCACAATGTCCTGATGAATTTGTGAGGCATCGTTGGTAGTGAGGATCCCATTGTAGGATGGCAGCATATCGTGAGATCTTGAACACTCgggatatcaaaatatgcagtTACAAGACTATAAGATTGAGAGCAACTTGTCAGTTAAATTATTGAAAACTTCCTGCGACTTGTTTTTTTTCCCCATCTTCTAGAAAATCAGAACAAAGAAACAGTCAAATTTGAAGATGCCATAATTGGGATGCATGTTTCATTCTGTTGACATCCAAGGAATATTAATATCGGATGCTTGCAGAATATTAAGATGTATATTTAACCTTTGCTTATCAAGCAATGTCATCTTAAAGAATTTAAACCAAAAATGGATTGTGCTGAAAATAGAGgtaggggtgtaaacgaaccgagccgagcggagttttgaagagttcaaATTTGGTTCGTTAAGATTTTTTCGTACTTGAGCCGAACTCAGCTTTATTCTTTTCGAATTCGAGCCGAGTATTAATAAACTCATATTTGACTCATTTAGCAAACGAGCTTAGACGAGTCAAGATTTTATCGAATTTAGTCTTGAatagttcaatttatttacttGTATAacgagttttagtttaaaactaaataattttagttaaataaatatgtatataaattagctcgtaaacttataaagatgagtccttaaatcttaatgattcaaatatatgcaagttttaatagtgtaattaaattatatagagctgaattttagaaaatttaagtttaaCTCATGAAAGTATATGTGGAGTTtaagtttatttctcttataatattaataagtaTGCTCATGAGACTGGTCGCGAGCATGCATATGAATTCAGAAATGAGTCGAGTTTatgagccgaatactatggagctcaagttTGACTCGTTTACTAAACAagtctaaaaattaagctcgagcGTGACTCATTTAGAAATCAAGTTGAGCTTTTATTGAGCCGAACTTCAAGTAACTCACGAACAATTTGGTTCGTTTACACTCCTAAATAGAGGGGAAAGCTGGTGGGGGATTATGTTTGGgcaaggaaaaaggaaaaaaaagagagggaataattccttttttttttaacaaaaaaatgcGTGGAAAAGCTCATGTagactttattttctttcacaATCTCTGACTGGGTACAGTGTTTTATGAAGTTAGAGCTTAGCATGTTTATTGACAATCAGGATAAAATTTCCTAGTACTGTAAAGTCAGGCAAGAATGTATAGCATTGCAAATTTGTAGTTTGTATGTGCATTTTTCTCATATGGCTGCATGCAGGCAGACAGAGCAAAAGTTTTCTCAGAATTTGATTTCCCTAAAGTTGGAACTTGGAACTTGCATTAACTTTGGGTATATATAGTTGCAGAATGGCTTGTAAAACAAGTTATTGCATGTACTAGCCCATGCCCATCTGGCATGAGTTAACTTGAGAAAATgagttttaaaccatataagtGGCTAGGCCAAGTTGTTTGAGTTGTTCTTGGGCTATCTAAAGTTTCAATTCCCCTTTGCTCTACTGATATGGGGCTCAAGTACCAAAGTGTTCGGTGGGGTGTTATATTGAATTTGGTTTAAAAATGTGAACATCCCTTTGTTGATTTTTCTTCATTATCCTATAAGGTGAATGCATCACAGCATGTTCATTTCTGtttccttcaattttttttacagGAACTATTTCAGATAGCTATATCACGTTATATTGAAAATCCTGAAAAGAAGGATTTGCTTCTACAATTGCTGCAATGGATGCCAGGCCAAGGTTATGCTGTTGATTCTTCAACAAGAAACCTGATTCTTAAGAATTCACACTTATTTGGTCGCCAGCTCATTGCTGAGATTTTGTCCAGGCAGCAGATGATGTCAAAAGCCCTGAAATCTCACTAGACGAAGGATAATTGAATCTGTAACTAAAACATTTCCAGGtaataaaattttgtattaATTGTTTCCTATGATAAACCAGCAGTTGGTGTTCTTCGGATTAAAGCATATTTGCATCTCAATTTTCAGTTGGTAGTTTGGGTTACTGCAGCaccattgttttatttttttttttttcatatatatcattttcatgttttttaatgtttctgattcaAACAATTTTGACTTGCTGAAATTATTATCTGAGCTGACCATAAATGTATATGATCAGAAATTCAGAATGGATTTCAAGGTCCAGTGTTATAACCTAGCTAAATTATTCCCTTTGATTGTTTGGCCAAAAGTGACATGCTAAGATGGTGAAGCACCTTTGAATCAGTTTTGGGGCAAAGCAGGCTATAGAAGGGTGTTTTGGAAGATACAATTGGGGATTACATTTCATAATATGAAGGAGCTTGGACAAGCTCTATCAAAAACTTATTGTTGGTAGATTATATGTATATTAGCAGCTGAATGAAAATATAGGCATGTGGGATCAAAACCGTTTGACTTGAAAGTATAGAAAAGTTCATTGTCACCCACATGGCCAAGAAAAAAAGCTGTAATTTTTTACAAAgagaattactatttagtctgtGGTAAGAATTTTGAAATGTCAGGACATAATTGGCATCTCCACAGGATACTGATGTTGACTAATCATTTCTTGCTTTTGGATGAACAAACATCAAAAAATGGATATCCAAACTGCGATCTTACACTTGAATCCACTACCAATTACAAATTTGCCAAATCCTGTCTCCTTTCTTCACCTTTCCCTCTGCTTCCAGGCAGCAGCCTTCAATTCATACCAATAGAAGAAGTTTCGGATTTGTTTAGTTAGAGTAATTCAACtcaataaatgttaaaaaatataatatgtaaattaaaaaaataaaataaaaatttagattttatattaaaaatattttttaaatataaatta
This window harbors:
- the LOC110618396 gene encoding pentatricopeptide repeat-containing protein At1g10910, chloroplastic, which encodes MELSAIGTGFNHVLTRSTHSSFPIIPSFSAPTTTTRRKSSQSTSPAAATPLLGEPRNEPQPPLLHGQRRHSKSYLARQAAILEVLQSPDLESALQRLEGILKVQDLNVILRNFGKQSRWNDLSQLFDWMQQYGKISVASFSSYIKFMGKSLNPMKALEIYNNIPDESIKSNVFICNSVLSCLIRSGKFDISTKLFHKMKQNGLTPDVITYSTLLAGCMKVKHGYSKALDLVQELKYNGLQMDSIMYGTLLAVCASNDQWEAAESYFNQMKDEGHSPNLFHYSPLLNAYASGGHYKKAEELVQDMKSLGLVPNKVIWTTLLKVYVKGGLFEKSRELLLELEALGYAEEEMPYCLLMDGLAKTGQINEARSIFDEVKEKGVKSGGYSHSIMISAYCRQGLFGEAKQLAKDFEAQYDKYDLVILNSMLCAYCRADDMESVMRTLRKMDELRISPGYNTFHILIKYFCKQKLYLLAYRTMEDMHRKGHQPQEELCSSLIFYLGKTKAHAEAFSVYTMLKYGKRTMCKALHEKILHILIAGQLLKEAYVVVKDNSELISQAAIKKFANAFMKLGNINMINDVMKVIHGSGYKIDQELFQIAISRYIENPEKKDLLLQLLQWMPGQGYAVDSSTRNLILKNSHLFGRQLIAEILSRQQMMSKALKSH